In Blautia sp. SC05B48, a single genomic region encodes these proteins:
- the ybeY gene encoding rRNA maturation RNase YbeY, protein MTINIEYETDQELGIDYAALASQVADKVLEMEKCPYDGQVNLVLTDNEEIKRVNTEFRNIQAPTDVLSFPMIPFETPADYSVVEEDESYFDLDSDELLLGDIMISVPKVFAQAEEYGHSVTREFCFLVAHSMLHLLGYDHMTEDEAKVMEAKQAAALKELGINR, encoded by the coding sequence ATGACCATAAATATCGAATATGAGACAGATCAGGAGTTAGGCATTGACTATGCTGCCCTTGCATCCCAGGTTGCGGACAAGGTTCTTGAAATGGAGAAATGCCCCTATGACGGACAGGTCAATCTTGTCCTGACAGATAACGAGGAGATTAAGAGGGTAAATACGGAATTCCGGAATATCCAGGCTCCTACAGATGTGCTGTCATTTCCTATGATCCCCTTTGAGACACCGGCGGATTATTCCGTTGTGGAAGAGGATGAGTCCTACTTTGATCTGGACAGTGATGAACTCCTTCTTGGAGATATCATGATCTCCGTGCCTAAGGTTTTTGCCCAGGCAGAGGAATACGGACATAGTGTGACGAGGGAATTCTGTTTCCTGGTGGCACATAGTATGCTGCATCTTCTGGGCTATGATCATATGACAGAGGATGAGGCAAAGGTCATGGAAGCCAAGCAGGCAGCAGCACTGAAGGAACTGGGGATCAACCGCTAA
- a CDS encoding PhoH family protein yields MASSIIELYVDVPADRQANIFGQFDEHLKLIERTLNVTMIFRDGSLKILGSQEGATQARAIVEELNTLAGRGNTITQQNVNYALSLAMEKIGSVMEEIDKDFICNTIQGRPIKPKTLGQKDYVEQIRKKMIVFGVGPAGTGKTYLAMAMAVTAFRNEEVSRIILTRPAIEAGEKLGFLPGDLQSKVDPYLRPLYDALYQIMGADSFAKNMEKGLIEVAPLAYMRGRTLDNAFIILDEAQNTTPAQMKMFLTRIGFGSKVIITGDASQKDLPRDATSGLDVAMKVLKKIDDIGFCQLTSKDVVRHPLVQQIVQAYDDYEKKQKPAKSRKDDRYAVKNKEYRR; encoded by the coding sequence ATGGCTAGCAGCATTATCGAATTATATGTGGATGTGCCGGCAGACCGCCAGGCGAATATTTTCGGACAGTTTGACGAGCATCTGAAGCTGATCGAACGTACTCTGAACGTAACCATGATCTTCCGTGACGGTTCTCTTAAGATCCTGGGAAGCCAGGAGGGAGCCACACAGGCCAGGGCAATCGTGGAGGAACTGAACACACTTGCGGGCAGAGGCAATACCATCACACAGCAGAATGTGAATTACGCACTTTCCCTTGCTATGGAGAAGATTGGATCCGTGATGGAGGAGATCGACAAGGATTTTATCTGTAATACCATACAGGGCAGGCCGATCAAACCCAAGACCCTCGGACAGAAGGACTATGTGGAACAGATCCGTAAGAAGATGATCGTATTCGGTGTGGGACCTGCCGGAACCGGCAAAACCTATCTTGCCATGGCCATGGCAGTAACTGCTTTTCGCAATGAGGAGGTTTCCAGGATCATTCTTACCAGACCGGCAATTGAGGCAGGAGAGAAGCTGGGATTCCTTCCCGGCGATCTCCAGAGCAAGGTCGATCCCTATCTGCGTCCTCTTTATGACGCACTGTATCAGATCATGGGGGCAGACAGCTTTGCCAAAAACATGGAGAAGGGGCTCATCGAGGTTGCCCCTCTTGCCTATATGAGAGGGCGTACACTGGATAATGCCTTTATCATCCTGGATGAGGCGCAGAATACCACACCTGCCCAGATGAAGATGTTCCTGACCAGGATCGGCTTCGGTTCCAAGGTGATCATCACAGGCGATGCATCCCAGAAGGACCTTCCCAGGGACGCCACGTCCGGTCTGGATGTGGCGATGAAGGTGCTGAAGAAGATCGATGACATCGGATTCTGTCAGCTGACCAGCAAGGATGTTGTACGTCATCCACTTGTACAGCAGATCGTGCAGGCCTATGACGATTATGAAAAAAAACAGAAGCCTGCCAAATCCAGGAAGGATGACAGGTATGCTGTGAAAAATAAGGAGTACAGAAGATGA
- a CDS encoding NYN domain-containing protein produces the protein MDNELRIAILIDADNVSDKYIKIIVDEVANIGIATYKRIYGDWTSARLSSWKKVLLEDSIIPIQQYSYTTGKNATDSAMIIDAMDILYSGNVDGYCIVSSDSDFTRLAARLRESGMLVLGMGEEKTPKPFISACNQFKYLDLLYRNQQEEEKKEDMATAAEAKKSGNSSKQSSSGSRKNKDLKRVRKAINAIIEKFSDEEGWLSSGQLGDQLGKRLPDFDVRNYGYSKLTPFIKSLGNYETGRIPTGSGGRKQIYFRMKEDKQ, from the coding sequence ATGGACAATGAATTAAGAATTGCAATACTGATCGATGCAGATAATGTATCAGACAAATACATCAAGATCATCGTGGATGAAGTGGCAAACATCGGCATAGCCACCTACAAACGGATCTATGGAGACTGGACCAGTGCACGGCTTTCCTCCTGGAAAAAGGTTCTTCTGGAGGATTCCATCATTCCTATCCAGCAATACAGCTATACCACCGGAAAAAACGCCACCGATTCGGCGATGATCATTGATGCCATGGATATTCTGTATTCCGGAAATGTGGATGGATATTGCATTGTTTCTTCGGACAGTGATTTCACCCGTCTGGCAGCAAGGCTCCGGGAATCCGGAATGCTGGTCCTGGGTATGGGTGAGGAGAAGACGCCGAAGCCGTTTATTTCCGCATGCAACCAGTTTAAATATCTGGATCTTCTCTACCGCAACCAGCAGGAGGAAGAGAAGAAGGAAGATATGGCTACTGCAGCAGAAGCTAAAAAATCCGGAAACAGCAGCAAACAGAGCAGCTCCGGCTCCAGGAAGAACAAAGACCTCAAGCGGGTACGCAAGGCCATTAATGCTATCATCGAGAAATTTTCTGACGAAGAGGGATGGCTTTCCTCCGGACAGCTGGGTGACCAGCTTGGGAAACGACTTCCGGATTTTGATGTGCGTAATTACGGATATTCCAAGCTGACCCCCTTTATCAAATCTCTGGGAAATTATGAAACAGGCAGGATCCCCACGGGAAGCGGAGGGAGAAAGCAGATCTATTTCCGCATGAAGGAGGATAAACAATGA
- a CDS encoding DUF3048 domain-containing protein: MRMKKTGILAGITAACICIAQTVPAFGAGQDLVGFVPNGEKQEETQVKSYLTGENVPESIGRRRPVAVMMGNNSVGAPQSGIGHAGVVYEAPVEGNITRLMGILEDYDELERIGSVRSCRDYYLFYANEFNAIYAHYGQAAYALPYLEQHVIDNLNGIQIGKLAFFRTTDRKAPHNAYTDASHLQAGIDAMGYSQEYKEEYTGHYLFAEDGTETVPDGITASLVKLDNFTDNHPWYEYDEETKEYKRFQFGREHVDQLDNEQLTCDNIILQYSSCPAYDGNGYLNIDAISGGEGKFITRGKAIDIRWEKDSPWGITHYYDGNEQEIRLNPGTTWVEIVQNDRIDSVTYQ; encoded by the coding sequence ATGAGAATGAAAAAGACAGGTATACTGGCAGGTATCACAGCTGCATGCATCTGCATTGCCCAGACTGTTCCCGCTTTTGGAGCCGGGCAGGATCTGGTAGGTTTTGTCCCCAATGGGGAGAAACAGGAAGAAACCCAGGTAAAGAGTTATCTCACCGGCGAAAATGTTCCGGAGAGCATTGGACGTAGGAGACCGGTTGCCGTGATGATGGGCAACAACAGTGTCGGAGCTCCGCAGAGTGGTATCGGACATGCCGGTGTTGTCTACGAAGCGCCGGTGGAAGGTAATATTACCCGTCTTATGGGCATTCTCGAAGATTATGATGAGCTGGAACGGATCGGTTCCGTTCGCAGCTGCCGTGACTATTATCTCTTTTACGCCAACGAATTTAATGCGATCTATGCCCACTACGGACAGGCTGCCTATGCACTGCCTTATCTGGAGCAGCATGTGATCGATAACCTTAACGGGATCCAGATCGGCAAGCTTGCTTTTTTCCGTACAACAGACCGGAAGGCACCTCACAATGCCTATACAGATGCCAGCCACCTTCAGGCAGGCATAGATGCTATGGGATACAGCCAGGAATATAAAGAAGAATATACCGGACATTATCTTTTTGCAGAAGATGGTACAGAGACCGTACCGGATGGGATCACAGCCAGCCTTGTGAAGCTGGATAATTTTACTGATAATCATCCGTGGTATGAATACGATGAAGAGACAAAGGAATATAAGAGATTCCAGTTTGGCAGGGAACATGTGGATCAGCTGGATAATGAACAGCTTACCTGCGACAATATCATCCTTCAGTATTCATCCTGTCCGGCTTACGATGGAAACGGCTATCTGAATATTGATGCCATTTCCGGCGGAGAGGGCAAATTTATTACCAGAGGCAAAGCCATTGATATCCGCTGGGAGAAGGATTCTCCATGGGGGATCACGCATTATTACGACGGAAATGAACAGGAGATCCGCCTGAATCCGGGTACTACCTGGGTGGAGATCGTACAGAATGACAGGATCGATTCCGTCACTTATCAGTAA
- a CDS encoding DUF896 domain-containing protein encodes MDNIKIDRINALAHKQKSVGLTEEEKVEQAKLRREYLDAVKGNLRAHLNNIDIKEKDGSITNLGEKYGRKKGN; translated from the coding sequence ATGGATAATATCAAGATCGACAGGATCAACGCACTGGCGCATAAACAGAAAAGTGTAGGTCTTACCGAGGAAGAAAAGGTGGAACAGGCGAAGCTTCGGAGAGAATATCTGGATGCAGTGAAGGGGAATCTCCGTGCGCATCTGAATAACATCGATATCAAAGAAAAGGATGGCAGCATCACCAATCTTGGAGAAAAATATGGAAGAAAAAAAGGAAATTAG
- a CDS encoding tRNA dihydrouridine synthase, whose protein sequence is MKNYLAPMEGVTNWVYRNAYHDYFYPMDKYFTPFITAKPNKRLSSKEIKEVSPETNGDLPVIPQILTNNAEDFVKTAHIFRDEYGHREVNLNLGCPSGTVTAKGKGAGFLGEPDKLERFLDEIFEKTGMEISIKTRVGTDYEEDWERLLEIYGRYPLKELIIHPRLLKDHYKGIPRYGLYEEAREKLKVPLGYNGDIFSVEAYQEIREKFPDADSVMYGRGLIARPYLLDAIMQKEDGEDHREEYRKKLRQFHDRLYRDYQEHLSGERNVLFRMKELWSYMAPGFTNYARYLKKIKKSQHFGDYEAAVMSLFGEQEILKV, encoded by the coding sequence ATGAAGAATTATCTGGCACCTATGGAGGGCGTAACCAACTGGGTCTATCGGAATGCATATCATGACTATTTTTATCCCATGGATAAATACTTTACTCCCTTCATCACTGCCAAGCCCAATAAACGTCTCAGCAGCAAGGAGATCAAAGAGGTATCACCGGAAACCAACGGAGATCTTCCGGTGATTCCCCAGATCCTGACCAACAATGCGGAGGATTTTGTGAAAACAGCGCATATCTTCCGGGATGAATACGGACACAGGGAAGTAAATCTCAATCTGGGATGCCCCTCGGGAACTGTCACAGCCAAGGGAAAGGGTGCCGGTTTCCTGGGCGAGCCGGATAAGCTGGAACGTTTTCTGGATGAGATCTTCGAAAAGACCGGTATGGAGATCTCCATAAAAACGAGAGTGGGAACGGATTATGAGGAAGACTGGGAACGGCTTCTTGAGATCTACGGCAGATATCCGCTGAAGGAGCTGATCATCCATCCACGCCTTCTGAAGGATCATTATAAGGGGATTCCCAGATATGGACTGTATGAGGAGGCAAGGGAAAAGCTGAAGGTTCCTTTGGGATATAACGGGGATATTTTTTCAGTGGAGGCTTATCAGGAAATCCGGGAGAAATTTCCGGATGCAGACAGCGTCATGTACGGAAGAGGCCTGATCGCAAGGCCCTATCTTCTGGATGCCATTATGCAAAAAGAAGACGGAGAGGATCACCGGGAAGAATACCGGAAAAAGCTGCGTCAGTTTCATGACCGTCTTTACCGGGATTATCAGGAACATCTTTCAGGAGAACGAAATGTACTTTTTCGCATGAAGGAATTGTGGAGTTATATGGCACCGGGCTTTACCAATTATGCCAGATATCTGAAAAAGATCAAAAAATCCCAGCATTTTGGTGACTATGAGGCAGCAGTTATGAGCCTTTTTGGAGAACAGGAGATCTTAAAGGTATGA
- a CDS encoding ABC transporter ATP-binding protein, whose product MSKPLIEVKDLKVYFKQKSPKLLSFKPGILKAVDQVSFSIEKGKTFGLVGESGSGKSTIGKAILRYHKPTGGEIFYEGTEIGAMGEKELLPYRKKMQSVFQDPYSSLDPSHTVQDIICEPMAIHKMYTQKERKERAKELIRVVGLKEQDLLKYPHEFSGGQRQRISIARALSVQPEFVVCDEPISALDVSLQAQIVQMLQDLQEKYGLTYLFISHQLQVVQKICDEIGVLYLGNLMEIADADKLYSNPLHPYTKMLISSIPVPDPRVKTLDQIVTDTGVQSRSIGGCRFHNRCPWCEERCRQETPALRQVEPGHMVACHKYQEKK is encoded by the coding sequence ATGAGCAAGCCCTTAATTGAAGTAAAAGATCTGAAAGTATATTTTAAACAGAAATCTCCGAAGCTTCTGTCCTTTAAGCCGGGCATACTGAAGGCTGTGGATCAGGTAAGCTTTTCTATTGAAAAGGGAAAAACCTTCGGTCTGGTAGGAGAATCCGGAAGCGGAAAATCTACCATCGGAAAGGCAATTCTACGTTATCATAAACCCACAGGCGGTGAGATTTTTTATGAAGGAACAGAGATCGGAGCCATGGGGGAAAAAGAACTGCTTCCATACCGCAAAAAAATGCAGTCCGTTTTTCAGGATCCCTATTCCTCTCTGGACCCAAGCCATACAGTGCAGGATATCATCTGCGAGCCTATGGCGATCCATAAAATGTACACGCAGAAAGAACGCAAAGAGCGTGCAAAAGAACTGATCCGCGTGGTTGGCCTCAAAGAGCAGGATCTTCTGAAGTATCCTCATGAGTTCTCCGGCGGACAGCGTCAGAGGATTTCCATTGCAAGAGCACTTTCCGTACAGCCGGAATTTGTAGTCTGCGATGAGCCCATTTCTGCGCTGGATGTTTCCCTGCAGGCCCAGATCGTTCAGATGCTTCAGGATCTTCAGGAAAAGTACGGGCTGACCTATCTGTTCATCAGCCATCAGCTGCAGGTGGTCCAGAAGATCTGTGATGAGATCGGGGTGCTTTATCTTGGAAATCTCATGGAGATCGCAGATGCAGATAAGCTCTATTCCAATCCGCTGCATCCTTATACAAAAATGCTGATCTCCTCGATTCCGGTTCCGGACCCAAGAGTCAAAACTCTGGATCAGATCGTTACGGATACCGGAGTACAGTCCAGATCTATCGGGGGCTGCCGCTTCCATAACCGCTGTCCGTGGTGTGAGGAACGCTGCAGACAGGAAACCCCGGCACTTCGTCAGGTGGAGCCGGGACATATGGTAGCATGTCATAAATATCAGGAAAAGAAATAA
- the proB gene encoding glutamate 5-kinase, translating into MNANYRERLKDKKRIVIKIGSSSLIHAETGRLDFRKLEILARELSDLHNQGKDVVLVSSGAIAVGAAALGMKGKPAELEKKQACAAVGQARLMTIYQKLFGEYNQMVAQILMTKNTMVNNTNRRNAQNTFQQLLAEKVIPIVNENDSVSSYEFQNLVKFGDNDTLSSVVAALIDADLLILMSDIDGLFTDDPNSNPDAQFIDIVENMDDNMRKLGKSSTGSNVGTGGMATKLTAAIIATAAGADMVIANGNDFHNIHRIVEGRSCGTLFVGNKKEEFFLIDYIEKLL; encoded by the coding sequence ATGAACGCAAATTACAGGGAACGACTGAAAGACAAGAAACGTATTGTTATCAAGATCGGATCATCATCACTGATCCACGCAGAAACAGGAAGACTGGATTTCCGTAAGCTGGAGATCCTGGCCAGAGAGCTCAGCGACCTTCATAACCAGGGGAAAGACGTAGTGCTGGTATCCTCCGGAGCCATTGCGGTAGGTGCAGCTGCACTGGGTATGAAGGGAAAGCCGGCAGAGCTTGAGAAAAAGCAGGCCTGTGCAGCTGTGGGACAGGCCAGGCTAATGACCATTTATCAGAAGCTTTTCGGGGAATACAATCAGATGGTGGCACAGATCCTGATGACCAAGAATACCATGGTCAACAATACCAACCGCAGGAATGCCCAGAATACCTTCCAGCAGCTTCTGGCAGAAAAGGTGATCCCCATTGTAAATGAGAACGACTCGGTATCCTCCTACGAATTCCAGAACCTGGTAAAATTCGGAGACAACGATACCCTTTCCTCCGTGGTTGCTGCACTGATCGATGCGGATCTTCTGATCCTCATGTCCGATATTGACGGTCTTTTTACAGACGATCCCAATTCCAATCCGGATGCACAGTTTATCGATATTGTAGAAAACATGGATGACAATATGCGTAAGCTTGGCAAATCCTCCACAGGAAGCAATGTGGGCACCGGCGGAATGGCGACCAAGCTTACCGCTGCGATCATCGCCACTGCGGCAGGGGCGGACATGGTCATTGCCAACGGAAATGACTTCCACAACATCCACAGGATCGTGGAAGGCAGGAGCTGCGGAACATTATTTGTAGGAAACAAGAAGGAAGAATTCTTCCTCATTGATTATATCGAAAAACTGCTTTAA
- a CDS encoding sporulation protein YqfD encodes MIPGFVRVSVKGQQCQRFVNLCRGREMDLKRIIRTGETELQLTMKVADFLQISPLRRKTGVHIHILKKRGPLFFLLFCKRRKMIPAGFLAVFCLLFFLSGRVWNVEIRGNILNPTPQLMSFLKEQGVCFGVSRKKISCSALAASLRREFPEITWVSAGFSGTGLRFEIREGTAGEKAEPEDKSCSLFSTLDGVIDSMVTRQGTPLVRAGDEIKKGQELVSGIVDITDDSQEVIRYEYVQADADIYVCHSIAYYDTFPLDIEKKVWPGKNKTTIFFQLGSSFLDLSSPLQQNEDRLICRESLFSTGIFQVPFSLGIITTNRFELRKERLTEDAAKKQAIQRLYDYEEKLIEKGVQISENNVKIEINHQDCVSRGTLTVIERTGREAPTEKKTQPKERTPEDG; translated from the coding sequence ATGATCCCAGGTTTTGTGCGGGTTTCTGTTAAGGGGCAGCAGTGCCAGCGGTTTGTGAATCTGTGCAGAGGCAGGGAAATGGATCTGAAAAGGATCATCCGTACCGGTGAGACGGAGCTTCAGCTGACTATGAAGGTAGCGGATTTTCTGCAGATCTCGCCACTGCGGAGAAAAACAGGGGTACATATCCACATCCTGAAAAAAAGAGGGCCTTTGTTTTTTCTGCTTTTCTGTAAAAGAAGAAAAATGATCCCTGCAGGGTTTCTGGCAGTTTTCTGCCTCCTTTTTTTTCTGTCAGGCAGAGTGTGGAACGTTGAGATCCGGGGAAATATTTTAAATCCCACTCCCCAGCTGATGAGCTTTCTGAAAGAGCAGGGGGTCTGTTTCGGAGTATCCAGAAAGAAGATCAGCTGCAGTGCACTTGCAGCTTCCCTGCGAAGAGAATTTCCGGAGATCACCTGGGTGTCTGCCGGATTTTCGGGAACGGGCCTGCGTTTTGAGATCCGGGAGGGAACTGCCGGAGAAAAAGCAGAGCCGGAAGATAAATCCTGCAGTCTGTTTTCGACTCTGGACGGAGTGATCGATTCCATGGTCACACGGCAGGGAACTCCTCTTGTCAGAGCCGGGGATGAAATAAAAAAAGGCCAGGAACTGGTTTCCGGGATCGTGGATATCACAGATGACAGCCAGGAGGTCATCCGCTATGAGTATGTTCAGGCAGATGCGGATATTTACGTCTGTCATTCCATTGCCTATTACGATACCTTTCCGTTGGACATAGAGAAAAAGGTATGGCCCGGTAAAAATAAAACAACGATTTTTTTTCAGCTTGGAAGCAGTTTCCTGGACCTTTCTTCTCCTCTGCAGCAAAATGAAGATCGTCTTATCTGCCGGGAATCTCTTTTCAGTACCGGGATCTTTCAGGTTCCTTTTTCCCTGGGGATCATCACTACCAACAGGTTTGAGCTCCGAAAAGAAAGACTGACAGAGGATGCCGCCAAAAAACAGGCCATACAGAGGCTTTATGATTATGAAGAAAAATTAATAGAAAAAGGGGTTCAAATATCTGAAAATAATGTTAAAATAGAAATAAATCACCAGGACTGCGTCAGCAGAGGCACTCTTACCGTCATTGAAAGGACCGGAAGAGAAGCCCCCACAGAAAAAAAGACGCAGCCAAAAGAAAGGACACCAGAGGATGGCTAG
- a CDS encoding DUF2284 domain-containing protein, with protein sequence MNSIKEKFDEFISQYPIFEYRVLDTGDIKVQSRVRTICKQECERYGSTWACPPAVGELSECEKKIRSYPRAVFFSSVAEVSDIMNMKEMLSTRMEHEALTEKVRDFLEGEGYETFTLSTESCDFCERCAYLDGKPCRFPEHMHPCLESYGVVVSEIVEKEAMEYNLGGNTILWFSMVLIRR encoded by the coding sequence ATGAACAGTATAAAAGAAAAATTTGATGAATTTATTTCCCAGTATCCCATTTTTGAGTATCGTGTGCTGGATACAGGGGATATTAAAGTACAGTCACGTGTGCGTACGATCTGTAAACAGGAATGTGAACGTTATGGGAGCACATGGGCCTGTCCTCCGGCAGTGGGAGAGCTGTCAGAATGCGAAAAGAAGATCCGGAGCTATCCGAGAGCAGTTTTCTTTTCCAGCGTTGCGGAGGTATCGGATATCATGAACATGAAGGAGATGCTTTCCACAAGAATGGAACACGAAGCGCTTACAGAGAAGGTACGTGATTTTCTGGAGGGAGAGGGCTATGAGACCTTTACGCTTTCCACGGAATCCTGTGACTTCTGTGAACGCTGTGCCTATCTGGACGGAAAACCATGCCGTTTTCCGGAGCATATGCATCCATGTCTGGAAAGCTATGGCGTGGTAGTCAGTGAGATCGTAGAAAAGGAAGCTATGGAATACAATCTGGGTGGAAATACCATTCTCTGGTTTTCTATGGTGCTGATCCGCAGATAA
- a CDS encoding YabP/YqfC family sporulation protein, with protein sequence MRKMSAFLELPGEPAFREVQVILTGKRRAVIENYRNIQSYTREEILILTPSGRLVIRGKNLVIPCYTTLELCIRGQIESITLEEGNK encoded by the coding sequence ATGAGAAAAATGTCAGCTTTTCTGGAGCTTCCCGGGGAACCGGCATTTCGGGAGGTGCAGGTGATACTTACGGGAAAACGCCGGGCAGTGATCGAAAATTACCGGAATATCCAGAGCTATACAAGGGAGGAGATCCTGATACTGACACCTTCCGGCAGACTTGTGATCCGTGGGAAAAACCTTGTGATCCCCTGCTACACAACCCTTGAACTATGTATCCGCGGGCAGATCGAAAGCATTACGCTGGAGGAGGGAAATAAGTAA
- a CDS encoding L-cysteine desulfidase family protein has product MIPAMGCTEPIALAYGAARAREILGKEPERIVAKCSGNIIKNVRCVIIPNSGGLKGIPAGVILGAVAGDASLDMEVLSKVDEKGRARCRELLEADICKVELLDTPVVLHIIIEMYAGEDTVSLEIKYDHINVTRISKNGEILLDADKAVEEKEETDRGLLNLEDIREFADTVELSDVKELLDAQIRSNMAIAHEGMTGKYGLGIGRVIRENYSHDMLTRMRSLTAAASEARMGGCDMPVVINSGSGNQGIACSVPLIVYAREMELPDYSLYRALVFSNLLTVYQKQYIGKLSAFCGAVSASCAAGAAITYMVGGDISLIKKTIENTLANIPGIICDGAKISCAAKIAACLDAAFLAHHLAMNGQSYAPYTGILQEETAETISCVGQIGKDGMKETDREILKIMLEH; this is encoded by the coding sequence ATGATCCCGGCTATGGGATGTACAGAACCTATTGCCCTGGCCTATGGTGCGGCAAGAGCAAGAGAGATCCTTGGAAAAGAGCCGGAGCGTATCGTAGCAAAATGTTCCGGAAATATCATCAAAAATGTGCGTTGTGTGATCATCCCCAATTCCGGGGGATTAAAGGGAATTCCTGCAGGTGTGATCCTTGGGGCGGTAGCAGGAGATGCTTCTCTGGATATGGAGGTTCTTTCCAAAGTCGATGAAAAGGGTAGGGCACGCTGCCGGGAACTTCTGGAGGCAGATATCTGTAAGGTAGAGCTTCTGGATACGCCGGTGGTCCTTCACATTATCATCGAAATGTATGCCGGTGAAGATACCGTCAGCCTGGAGATCAAATACGACCATATCAACGTGACCAGGATCAGCAAAAACGGGGAAATCCTCCTTGATGCAGACAAAGCTGTGGAAGAAAAGGAAGAGACGGACCGAGGCCTGTTAAATCTGGAGGATATTCGGGAATTTGCGGATACCGTAGAGCTTTCCGATGTAAAGGAACTTCTGGATGCGCAGATCAGAAGCAATATGGCCATTGCTCATGAGGGAATGACCGGAAAATACGGCCTGGGTATCGGGCGCGTGATCCGTGAAAACTATTCTCATGATATGCTCACCAGAATGAGAAGTCTTACTGCAGCAGCTTCCGAGGCACGTATGGGTGGCTGTGATATGCCGGTTGTCATTAATTCCGGAAGCGGAAATCAGGGAATTGCATGCTCTGTTCCGCTGATCGTCTATGCAAGAGAGATGGAGCTGCCGGATTACAGCCTCTACAGGGCCCTGGTGTTTTCCAATCTCCTCACAGTCTATCAGAAGCAATATATAGGGAAGCTGTCTGCCTTCTGCGGGGCGGTATCGGCCTCCTGTGCAGCCGGAGCCGCCATTACCTATATGGTAGGCGGAGATATTTCCCTGATCAAAAAAACGATCGAGAATACCCTTGCCAATATTCCGGGAATCATCTGTGATGGGGCCAAGATCTCCTGTGCTGCCAAGATCGCAGCCTGTCTTGACGCAGCCTTCCTGGCGCATCATCTTGCCATGAACGGGCAGTCTTATGCGCCTTATACAGGAATTCTCCAGGAAGAAACCGCAGAGACCATCAGCTGTGTGGGACAGATCGGAAAAGACGGTATGAAGGAAACAGACAGAGAGATCCTCAAGATCATGTTGGAGCATTGA
- a CDS encoding 5-formyltetrahydrofolate cyclo-ligase gives MEEKKEIRKKIFKARKEHTDAWIRENSLRITEALTELPEYRNAERIMAYADYNHEVITRYIIEQAWKDGKEVAVPKVFGKDMVFYRLTDFSQLESGYFGIPEPKEDGEKVSWEEAMMVMPGVAFDVNCNRVGYGGGFYDRFLEKHPEVCRVAVGFSFQILPEVPTEPTDICPQVIVTEENIYRDAQ, from the coding sequence ATGGAAGAAAAAAAGGAAATTAGAAAAAAGATCTTCAAAGCCAGAAAAGAACATACCGATGCCTGGATCCGGGAAAACAGTCTCCGGATCACAGAGGCCCTGACAGAGCTTCCGGAATACCGGAATGCAGAACGGATCATGGCATACGCAGATTATAACCATGAAGTGATCACACGCTATATTATCGAACAGGCCTGGAAAGACGGTAAGGAAGTGGCAGTGCCAAAGGTTTTCGGGAAGGATATGGTATTTTACAGACTGACCGATTTCAGTCAGTTGGAATCCGGCTATTTCGGGATCCCGGAGCCAAAGGAAGACGGAGAAAAGGTCTCCTGGGAAGAAGCCATGATGGTCATGCCTGGGGTGGCTTTTGACGTGAACTGTAACCGGGTAGGCTATGGCGGCGGTTTTTATGACCGCTTTCTGGAAAAACATCCGGAGGTCTGCCGCGTTGCAGTAGGATTTTCCTTCCAGATCCTTCCGGAGGTTCCCACAGAGCCTACGGATATCTGTCCGCAGGTTATTGTGACGGAAGAGAATATATACCGCGATGCACAGTAA